In Arcobacter sp. CECT 8983, the DNA window TTTTTACTGTTTACAGGACTTATATTAAGTCTTTTTGTAAAAAAAGGAAGACTAAAAAAACTTAGTTCAAAAAAATATGATGTAGAGAGTATAAAGAAAATATATTATGCGAAAAAAGCAGTTATTAGTTTTATTCTTGTTGCTTTTAGTATGTTCTTTATTCAAACAAATAGTTTTGCAAATACTGTTTTAGAGAATAATCCTAAAGTTTTAAATATAGATAAAGCTCATGCAACAAAGTTTGGTTCTCTTTTAGTTCAAGATTATCAAGGAAGAATCAAACCTGTAAACTCTTTAGCAATAGAAATAATAAATAAAATCACAAGAAAAAGTAGTGTTTATGGTTTAGATGCAAATCAATTTTTCTTAAGTATGATGTTATATCCAAAAGTATGGCAAGAAGTAGATTTTATAAAAGTAAAAAGTGAGAGATTAAAATCAATAGTTGATGTAGAAAAAAGTGCAAAGACTATCTCTTTTAATGATATTTATACAAAAGAGGGCTTTTATAAACTAGAAGGTCATTTAGAAATAGCTAATAAAAAGAAAAGCTCTTTAAGAGATGAGTTTGATAAAGATTTAATAAAAGTAGATGAGAGATTAAATATTGCATACACTCTTTTTACAGGTGATTTTTTAAGAGTATTTCCTAAAAAAGGTGATGCAAATAATAAGTGGCTAAATACAAATGAAGCAGTAAACTTACTTATTTCAAAAGATTCAGAAGCTATAAAGAATTTAATGCAAGACTATTATTTAAAACTTGATTTGGCAACTAAAAATAAAACTTCTTGGGCTGAGGTTGATGCTTCTTTAGAAAATATTATAAACTACCAAAAACAAAATGCAAATACAAATGTTATTCCAAGTGATTTAAAAATCAAAGCAGAACTAATTTTTAATAAATACAATATTTTTGAAAACCTAACTCCTATTTATTTAATTCTTGGATTCTTTTTATTAGTTTTAATTTTTGTGAATATATTTAAAAGTGAAGTAAAACTAGAAAAGATTTCTAAAGTAGTTTTATCTTTACTTGTGATAGCTTTTATTTTTCATACTCTTGCCCTTGCTTTAAGATGGTATGTTGCAGGACATGCCCCTTGGTCAAATGGTTATGAATCAATGATTTATATATCATGGGCGATAGTTTTAGCAGGAATTTTTTTCTCAAAGCAATCAGTTCTTGCTTTATCAACAACTACAATCTTAAGTGGAATAACTCTTTTTGTAGCTCACCTTTCATGGATGGAGCCACAAATTACAACTTTAGTTCCAGTATTAAAATCATATTGGTTAACTATTCATGTAAGTGTTATTACAGCTAGCTATGGCTTTCTAGGTCTTTCATGTTTACTTGGATTTTTATGTTTAATTATTTTTGCTTTAGCAAATCCTAAAAAAGAGGATGATAAGTTTTTTAATATCTTAGTTAGTATAAAAGAGTCAAATAGAATAAATGAAATGTCTATTTTAATAGGACTTGTTTTACTTGTTATTGGAAATTTCCTTGGTGGTATTTGGGCAAATGAGTCATGGGGAAGATATTGGGGCTGGGATCCAAAAGAGACTTGGACTTTAGTATCTATTATTATTTATGCAATCATAATTCACTTAAAATATATAAAAGATATTTTATCTGATTTTGTATTTGCAGTATTAACTACAATCTCTTATGCTTCAATTATTATGACATATTTTGGAGTGAACTATTATCTTGCAGGAAAACACTCTTATGCAGCAGGTGATCCTGTGCCTATTCCTACTTTTGTACCAGTTACAGTACTTGTAATTTTAGTACTTGTAGTTCTTGCATATAGAAATAGAAAAGTTATCTAGTTTCTATATGTCTTGAAGGTATTTTATCTCTTTGAAATACTCTTTATAAAATGGTAGTGATACTTCTTCAAAGCTATCTTTATCTAAAAATAGATTTATATACCATTCAAACTCTATCTCTTTTGATTTTAAAGCATTTATAGAAAGTAAAGTATCATTTATACACCCAAGTTTTGATGGTGTTATTAGTTTTGCTTCTGCATTAAAGAATTTTATTAAATCAATAATAAAAAAATCTTTTTCAATAGGAACCATAAGTCCACCAGCACCTTCAATAATCAAAATGTCACACTTTGCTTCAAGTTCTTTCTTTTTTGCCAATAAAAAATCTAAATCTATTTTTGTATCATTTTTAGCTACAAATGGAGCAGCAGGAAGTTTAAATTGATAAGGAACTACATCTTTCATCTCAAAATTAAAAGATGGATTTAATTCTTTTACTAAGTTTAGCATTTTAGAACCATCTAAAGGAGAGCTGATTACTCCCGTTTCAATAGGTTTAAAGTATCCTACTTTTAAACCTTTTTTTGAGTAATACCTAATAAATTTTTCGCAAGCAAAAGTTTTACCAACATCGGTATTTGTAGCTGTAATAAAAATTGTTTTTTTCATAATCTTACTTTATTGTTTGTTTGGAATTCTACCTAAGTAAAATTAAAAACTATATATTGTATATTTTTTGTCACGTTATATATTTATTTGCAAATTATTTTTATAGGAATTTTATGTCAAAGCTCAAAGAAGTTAACTTTTGGCTTGTTTATATTGTTGTTAGTGTATTAATTTTAACAGCTGCAATTTTTATTTTTTATTATGAATGGATTATAAATAAAAACAAATATGCCCAAAACCTAACAAATTTTAATAAAATTAGTGTTCAAAGTACAATTTCATCTTTTAGAAATAAAGAGTCTACTTTAAAAATATTAGGAGAGAACCTTTTAGAATTAGATACTTTAAATAATCCAGAAAATGGAAGAAAAATAATAAATGATATGAAAAGAGTAAATAAAGGAGTAGTCGCTTTTGGTTTAGCAAGGTACGATGGACAACTACTTCTTATTTCTACAATTAAAAGTTTAGAAAATCTACCTAATTTAATGGACAATAAACTAACAGGTAAAAGTTTTGCAAAAGCAAGAGATAGTCAAAAGATGCATTTAGGCAGAACTTATTATATGGAAGAACTAGGTAAATGGGTTATTCCAATTAGAATGGGAATTCAGGATAAAACAGGGAAAACTCCTTTAGTTATGACTGCTGGTATTGATGTTGATTCTGATAATAGTATTTTAAGTATAAAAGAGTTACCTAATAATTTGAAAGTACAACTTTTAAGAGATGATGGTTTTCTTCAATTTCAAATGCCAATAGATAGCTCTTTGGAAGATGTCTATTCAAAAGAGTATGATTTCACTAAGTTTAAGCAAGTTAATAAAGTAAAAGAGTTTTCTTCTGAAGTTATTACTGTTAAAGCAAATGGTAAAAAATGTATGATGTCTGTTATTTACCTAGATGAATATAATTTATATTCCTTAGTTTCTATTCCCTATGATGTGGTTACAAAAGATTTCAATAAAAAACTTATCATTGCAATGACACTATTATTTATTCTTCTTGGAATTTTATATTTTCTATTTAGCTATAGTATTAAAATTCAAACTCGTACTAGAAATGAACTAAAATATATAGCAAACCACGATACCTTAACAGGAGTTTATAATAGATACTCATTAAATCAAGAGATTACAAAAAGAATGCAAGAGGGTAAAAACTTTTATGTATTTTTCTTAGACCTTGATAACTTTAAATATATAAATGATACTTATGGACATCAAGTTGGTGATAAACTGTTAAAAAATGTTGCTAGGCGTTTAAAAGCAAGATTATTTAAAAGAGATTTTATATCTAGAAATTCAGCTGATGAGTTTATTGTTTTAATTGATGAAAGAAGTGAAGAGACAGTAAGAACAATTGCAAAAAAAATCTTAGATATTTTTACAGATAATTTTAAGATTGGAGATATTGAATTATTTACGGGAGTTAGCATTGGTATCTCAAGATATAATAAAAGTAAAACAACAACTTCTGAACTTTTAAATCAAGCGGACATGGCATTATATAAAGCAAAAGAAAATAAAAATTCATATGTAATATTTTCAAAATCAATTTATGGAAATACAAAAGAGATTGTTCAAATAGAGACACAACTTAGAAAAGCAATAAATGATAATGAATTCTCTTTAGTTTATCAACCTAAAATCAATTCAAAAAATCACGAAATAATGGGAGTAGAAGCACTTATAAGATGGAATAATAAAAAGCTTGGTTTTGTATCTCCAGAGAAATTTATAAAAGTAGCTGAAAAAAGTGGAATCATAAATGAAATAGGTGAATTTGTAATAAGAAAAGCCCAAGAAGATATATTTGATGTATGGGAAAAAACTTCAAAAGAGTTTACTCTTTCTGTAAATGTTTCTCCTAGACAATTAGCCTCAATAAAAGAGATGAATAGATTTAAAAAGATTATTTTAAACAGTAGTTTTCCAAATGATAAATTTATGATTGAAATAACTGAGAATATTTTTGTGGGAGACGTTAAAAGAATCATTCTATTTTTAAATACAATAAAATCATATAATGTAAGTATCTCTTTGGATGATTTTGGTACAGGATATTCATCTTTAAGTATTTTAAGTAAACTTCCTATTTCAGAACTAAAAATTGACAAATCTTTTATTCATAATATGTTTTTAAATGATGAAAATATGAAACTTGTAAAATCAATTGTAAATATTGGAAAAGATATAAATTTAAAAGTTGTAGCAGAAGGTGTTGAAGAACAAAAAGAGTTAGAACTTTTAGAAAGTTTTGGATGTGACATTTATCAAGGATATTATTTCAGTAAACCTCTTTCAAAAGAAGAACTTATAAACTTTATAAAGTCTAAAATATAAATATAGCTTAAAATATTTATTTGACTATTTCTTTTACTAAGCTAATTGGTTTTTTAGTTATAATATTACAGATTAATAAAAAAGGTGACTTAGGTGGCAAATGAATTAGAAATAGAATTGGATAGTAATTTAGAGGTTTCAGAACCTAAAAAGTACAAAGTAATTTTATTAAATGATGATTATTCAACTATGGATTTTGTTATTGATGTATTAACAAATATATTTAGAAAAAGTGTTGATGAAGCAACTCAAATTATGTTAAATATTCATAATAAAGGTAGGGAAGTTTGTGGAATTTATAGCCATGAAATAGCTGCTACAAAGGTTGCACAAGTTAAAACACAAGCAAGAGAGAAAGGTTTCCCTCTAAAAGCTATAATGGAAGAAGAATAGAAAATGATAAGTAAAGAATTAAGAAACATATTTGGACAAGCTGTAAGTTATGCTAAAAAAAGTAGGCATGAGTATTTAACAGTAGAACATATCTTTCTTATGCTTCTACATGATGAGGTAATTGAAAATCTTTTTGTAGATTTAGGACTTGATCAAGAAAAAATATTCAATGAAATAAAAAAGTATATTGAAGAAAATACTCCTATTTTCCCTGAAAATGTTCAAGATGAGCCAATTGAAACTCTAACTTTAACTTCTACAATTGAGAATATGGTAGCCCATACACAAACAAGTGGAAGAGGAAATGCCAGCGTAGAAGATATGTTTGTTGCAATTTTAAAAAATGATAAATCTTACGCAACATATATTCTAAAATCTGCTGGTGTTGAAAGAATTGATATTTTAGAAGAGATTTCACATAGAGAAAATGAACCAGAGAACTTAGATCAAAAAGAAGAAAAAGAAGATAATAAAGTTTTAGATAAAAACTCAACTGAACTTGTAAGCTTAGCAAAAAATGGTGAGATTGACCCAGTTATTGGAAGAAGTTTAGAAATAAATAGAGTTATTCAAATATTAGGTAGAAGAAAGAAAAATAATCCTATTTTAGTAGGTGAACCTGGAGTTGGTAAAACAGCAATTGCAGAAGGTTTAGCCTTAGAAATTGCAAATAAAAGAGTTCCTGAGTTTTTAGAAGATGCAAAAGTATACTCTTTGGATATGGGTTCAATGGTAGCAGGAACTAAATATAGAGGTGATTTTGAGAAAAAACTAAAATCACTTCTAAAAGAGATTTCAAAAATTCCTAATGCCATACTATTTATTGATGAAATTCATACAATAGTCGGAGCAGGAAGTGTTGGTGGAAGTGCAATGGATGCTTCAAATATCTTAAAACCAATGCTTGCAAATGGAAAGTTAAAATGTATAGGGGCAACTACTTTTTCTGAATTTAGAAATGATTTCTCAAAAGATAAAGCTTTAAGTAGAAGATTTGCAAAAGTTGATATTGAAGAGCCTAGTATTGAAGATGCAATAACTATTCTACAAGGTTTAAAACCTAAATATGAAGAGTTTCATAGTGTTAGTTATAATGCTTCTGCAATTGAATCAGCAGTTGAATTAAGTAAGAAATATATTTCAGATAGATTTTTACCTGATAGTGCAATTGATGTTATTGATGAAGCAGGTGCAAGTAAAAAAATCGAGTATGCAAAAGTAAATAAAAAAAGTATAAAAATTTTACAAAAAGATATTGAGGATACAGTTGCAAGAATGGCACATGTTCCTTCAAAATCAACTACTAAATCTGATGTTTCTTTACTTAAAAATCTTGAATCTAGAATGCAAAAAAGAGTATTTGGTCAAGATATTGCTATTTCAACAATTGTTCAATCAATTAAAAGAAATAAAGCAGGACTTGGATTAGATAAGAAACCAATTGGAAGTTTTCTTTTCACAGGACCTACAGGAGTTGGTAAAACTGAAGTGGCACGTGAGTTATCAAATCAATTAGGTATTCATTTTGAAAGATTTGATATGAGTGAATATATGGAAGCACATACTGTTTCAAGGCTTATTGGAGCACCTGCTGGATATGTTGGTTTTGAAAATGGTGGATTATTAACTGAAGCTATTAGAAAGCATCCTCACTGTGTTTTATTACTTGATGAAATTGAAAAAGCACATCCTGATTTGATGTCTATTTTACTTCAAGTTATGGATAATGCAGAACTAACAGATAATAGTGGAAATAAAGCAGATTTCCAAAATGTTGTTTTAATTATGACTTCAAATCTTGGTGCTAGTGAAGCAAATGTTATGGGATTTGCTAAAAATGATTCGTTGAATGAGGATAAAGCAGTAAATAAATTTTTTGCACCAGAGTTTAGAAATAGACTTGATGCCACAGTACCTTTTGCACCATTAGAGCAAAATATTGTTGCAAAAGTAGCTGGTAAATTTGTTGAAGATTTAGAAAAACAATTAGAGAATAAAAAGATTAAAATCTCAATTACTGTAAAAGCTAAAAATGAGTTAGCAAGACTTGGTTATGACAAAGCAATGGGTGCTAGACCTCTTAATAGAGTTATTTCAGATAAAATTAAAAATGTACTTACGGATGAGATTTTATTTGGAAAACTTAAAAAAGGTGGTCAAGTTAAGATTGATTTTGTAAAAGATGAGTTTAAATTTACTTATAAAGCTTTAGAGTCAAAAAACACAAAAAGTACACAATAGATAATTAAAATAATAAAAACACAAGGATTGATAATGAGGAAAATTTTAGTAAGTTCTTTTGTAGCAATAGCTATTTTAACAGGATGTTCTGAGTCTAGTGAAAAAACTGAAAAAGAAGTAGCACAAGCAGAAGTAAAAGTTGAAAAAGAGGCAAGTGCTGAATCAAAACTTGTAGATCAAGTTAAAGAATCAACTTCAAAAATTACAGAAGTAGTTAAAAGTGCAAGCTCTGAAGTAGCTTCAAAGGTAGTTGAAGAGTCTAAACAAATTGCCCAAAAGGGAACTGATGCTGCTAAGAGTATTAGCTCAAAAGCTGAAGTTGTAGCAAAAGAGTTAACAGATGAAATTGTTAATAAAACAAAAGAAGCAAAAACAAGTATTGAATCAAGTATTGATAATATTGTTGAAACAAAAAAAGATACAAATGTTGCTTCAAAAGGTAAATCTTTATATCTAAAATGTGCAGGTTGCCATGGACAAAATGGAGAAATGAAAGCTTTAGGAAAATCTCAAGTAATTAAAGGTTGGGATAAAGATAAAGTTTTAAATGCTTTAGTTGGATATAAAGAAGGTACATATGGTGCAGCTATGAAAGGTGTTATGATTGCTCAAGTAAGCTCTTTATCGAAAGAAGATTTAGAAGTATTATCAGAATATATAGCCTCTTTTTAATAATTGATAAACAATCACTTTTGTGATTGTTTATACATATTTAGAAATATCTACTTCGTCAATTTGTTCTTCTTTTAAATACTTCTTTGCATAAGTCATATAAACACCACTTGTTAAAAATAGTTTAAATATATCTTCATCAATATGTTCATCTTTTACCATAAAACTAAGTATTTTTAGTGACTCAGAAAGTTTTTTTGCTTCTTTATATGGTCTATCAGCAGCTGTTAAAGCTTCAAAAATATCAGCAATTGCCATGATTCTTGCAGGAATTGACATATCTTCTTTTTTTAGTTTTCTAGGATATCCAGTTCCTATAAGTGTTTCATGGTGAGCAGCTGCATATTCTGGAACTCTTTTTAAATTTTTAGGGAAAGGTAGTTGTTCTAACATTTTTATTGTCATAATCATATGTTCATTAATTTTAAATCTTTCTTCCTCCGAAAGAGTTCCTTTTTTTATAGTTAAATTGTAAACTTCCCCTAGATTATAAAGATATTTTGGTATTTCCATTTTAAAATTATATTTATCAAACTCTTCTTTCAAAAAATGTTTTCTTTCTATTAGATGTTCATTTTTATCACATAATAACTTTTCTTCTTTTGGGAAGAACCTATTAATATCTTTTATTCTATTTCTTTCATCATAGGATAAACCTATAGTGTCATCAAAGTATTTTGTCCATTTTCTTTGTGCAATTTCATTTATTTTTTCAATATCTTCATCGTGCATAAACTCTCCACCGATATTTGCATTAGCAATTATCTCAAACTCTTTAAATAGTTTTGCATGCTCTTCGTGAAGTTTTTGTTCTTCTTTTTCTTTATTTGCTCCTGCTAAGATATTTTCATACATTTTAATTGTTAAGTCTCTATGAATAACTTCAAATCTAGTTCTTATTTCATGAATTCTATTATAAATAGTTTCAAGTTTTGTTGCTTTATCAACTACATATTCAGGTGTAGTAACTTTACCACAATCATGAAGCCAAGCTGCAATGCTAAGTTCTCTTTTTTGATCTTTAGTAGAGAGATTAAACTCTTTAAATATTCCTTCATCACAAGCTGCTGCAGCATTTGCTAAAGCAATAGTTAAAATTGGAACTCTTTCACAATGACCACCTGTATATTTAGATTTTGCATCAATGGCACTTGCAATAAGTTGAATGAAAGAGTCCATTAGCTCCTCTTGTTTTTCTTCAAACTCTCTTATAGAAATAGACATCTTATATAAAGATTGAGATAGTTCATGGTACTCTTTTATTCTTGTTTTTATTAAGTTAACATTGTCATAATCTCTATTCATGATTTTAATATTCTCTTTTTCAAGTTTTTGTATTGGATCAACTAAAACTTTAGTTGCGTACCAAATAAGAGGAACACTTAGTGTTAAAATCATTATTGTAATCATAAAAGAGTTATAAATCTTGCTGATGTAGGGTCTCATTATAGTATCAATAGGAATTGCTATAGCTAGATGATCTTTTATTTCAAATTCTGAATGGATAAGAGAGTAATATACAAAATACTCTTTTTCTTTTTCAATATTAAAATGTATCTTATCTATTTTTTTATTCTTTGCAAAAGAGATAAGTTTTTTATATGGAACAACCTTTATATTTTTTTCTATATTTGCAGAAGCAATTATTTCTTCATCTTCATGAAATAAAAATATCTCATTTTTTTTAATAATAGCTTGTTCATTTAAAAAGCTAGAAATACTTTCTAATGAAACATCAAGACCTAAAACAATATCTTTGTTATGAATTTTCTTTGCATAAGTAATACCTAATTGATCAATATTTGTATATTGATAGGGTTTTGTTTTAATTACTTTTTCATATGAAGTAAAAGCTTCTTTAAACCATGGCCTATTACTTGGGTCATATAAAGATAGTTTTCTTTTAGTATCTAAAACTTTTAAATTTTTACTTAAAAGTTGTTCATATTGGTATCTTTTGTTATCTTCTTCATAAATTTTTATTATTAACCATCTTGCTTCATTTGTTGCATTATATTTTTTTCTTAAATCTTTAGAGATATTTAGATTTATCACTTCATAAAAATTGCCATTTTTATTTCCTGCATAGATTGCATAGATATGTTTATTATTATTCAAGATTACTGTTAGTTGTCTAAGTAAACTATGTTTTTTATTAGCTAGAGGAAACTCCTGCATTTCATTAGAAGGTGAGATTGTCTTTAAAATATTGCTATTTGCTTTATCAAAAGAGCTTATTTTTTGTTCTATTTTTTCAGATAGCAGTTTAAAGTTATTTTTTGTTGCATCAAAAGCTAAGTCTTTAAAGAAATAGTATTGTAATGAAAGGGTAGTAACTATAACAGAAGAGATTAAAAAAACAAGTATTACTGAGATGGTAGGTTTAATTTTTAGAAATAGTTTCTTATGTTTCATTGGAAACTTCTTGTGTTAAATTTTGTTATTTATTATAGTAAAAACTTTTTTAATTCTTTTAATATTCTTGTTTAATTTTTATATAGAGTTCTTTATGTTATTTTTCATTTTTAAAGTAGGAAGTGTAATGATTAAAAAAATTGATATTCAAAGTGATGAGTTTCAAACAGAATTGGAACTTACAAAACAGTTTACTAATAAAGTATGTGAAGAACATGGTTTTTTTTATAATCCAGAAGATGATGTAAATGAGTCAATACAACTTGGATTAACAAGAAATAAAATGATTTATGGGCAAAGGTATTGTCCCTGTTTTATGGTAGTAGGAGAAACTGCATCTCAAAGAGAAAAAGAAGAAAATAGATTATGTCCCTGTACCCCAGCTCTTACAAAAGAAATTCCCCAAAAAGGGCACTGCCACTGTGGAATCTTTTGTACAAAAGAACATATAGATTCTTTAATTCAAAAAGATGAAGTAAAACAAGAAGTTGAACACTCACAAGGTCTTTCAAAAGAAGATTGTGAAAATCTTTTAAAGAAAGAACAACTTACAGCAAGTGAAGTTGAAATTTTATTAGAAGCAAGACAGTTAAATCTTGTAAACTTTTTATTAGTTGACACAAGAGAGTGGATGGAATGGGTTGGCGCAAGAATAAAAGGAACAGATTTTTTAGTTCCAACAACTTCATTTTATCAAGCTTTAGAGCAGATTGATGATAAAAAAGATATTCCAATGATAGTTTATTGTCATAGTGGAAGTAGAAGTGCTTATTGCCAAAAGATTATGCTTGACATGGGCTTTAAATCAGTTGCAAACTTAGATTATGGAATAGTAACTTTTAGAGGTGAACTTTTATCTGGAGAGTAAATATATAAAGAACAATTATTCATTGTTCTTTATACTCTTTTTAATACTATAATAATCATCACTAAATTTATTTAACAATTGAACTAATGAGATAAAGAATGTAACCATAGCTGGTCCTATAATCATACCCCAAAAACCAAAAGTAGAAAGTCCAGCAACAATTGCAAAGAAAATGAGTAGTTCATTTACTTCACTTGGAGTTTTTACTACTTTTTGATTTATATATTTAATTATAACTGGCTTTATAAAAGTATCTGCAATTATTGAAATAACAATGATAGAATAACCTGCAATTATTAGGGCATTTGTTGTGCTTCCTGCAAATACTTCATAAATCACAACCGGAAGCCACATAATAAGGCCTCCTACAACAGGAACTAAAGAAGCAAAACCATAAAGAACTCCTAGTAAGATTCCATCATATCCAAAGAAAGAAACAAAAATACCAAATAAGAATCCTTCAAATACAGCAGTTGCTAAAATAGAGTATAAAACTACACTCATAACATTTGATGATTCATAAAATAGGGCATTTGAATCCTCTTTTTTAAGAGGAAGGGCTTCTTTAAAATAGTGAGAAAGATTTGTACTGTAAAAGTTAAAGAAAAAGTAAAATATTAATATCATTATCATATCAATAATAAACTTTGCAGAGTTTTTACCTAAAAAAGCTCCAAGGGAAATAAGTCTTTGAATAAATTGTGGAATATCTATTTTGTCAAGAATTTTATTTAGTTGTTCTTTTATAAATAGTAAGTCATTAGGCATGTTTTTAACCCAATGTTCCATGGCATTATACATTTCAATTAAGGCTTTTTGAT includes these proteins:
- the ccsA gene encoding cytochrome c biogenesis protein CcsA, with translation MLKKLKSIFSMPIVVVLLLFFGLSCALATFIENDFGPMGARSFIYGQTWFELLMLLLTIAVIVNIFVFKMYKKDKFFLFMIHISLVFIFVGSAMTRYMGYEANITIYEGRMENKMYSSDEYIKVYKNDKLVYDKKVLMTKLAQDNFSYSTNIKDKDIEIKLNSFIDNAVERIVPSENGKPMINIIVKGFKEAKSIDLSDKQTKKTTKFLDFSLNSDKKSNKAYVNFETNGNKILYNSNLETTLFTKDYSSTKTIKANQKEQLLTDVIYKVGQTQFIINEASLKGEVKTVHGSEEIPENKRLSAVILDLFIDGKKQEISLFGKNGFTGFKRNIDIEGENLTLQWGTKQMKLPFSILLNDFRLHRYPGSNAPSAYESDIKIYDTENKNTLEYTIYMNNTLDYNGYRLFQSSYTENEDGTILLVNKDPGKVPTYIGYFLLFTGLILSLFVKKGRLKKLSSKKYDVESIKKIYYAKKAVISFILVAFSMFFIQTNSFANTVLENNPKVLNIDKAHATKFGSLLVQDYQGRIKPVNSLAIEIINKITRKSSVYGLDANQFFLSMMLYPKVWQEVDFIKVKSERLKSIVDVEKSAKTISFNDIYTKEGFYKLEGHLEIANKKKSSLRDEFDKDLIKVDERLNIAYTLFTGDFLRVFPKKGDANNKWLNTNEAVNLLISKDSEAIKNLMQDYYLKLDLATKNKTSWAEVDASLENIINYQKQNANTNVIPSDLKIKAELIFNKYNIFENLTPIYLILGFFLLVLIFVNIFKSEVKLEKISKVVLSLLVIAFIFHTLALALRWYVAGHAPWSNGYESMIYISWAIVLAGIFFSKQSVLALSTTTILSGITLFVAHLSWMEPQITTLVPVLKSYWLTIHVSVITASYGFLGLSCLLGFLCLIIFALANPKKEDDKFFNILVSIKESNRINEMSILIGLVLLVIGNFLGGIWANESWGRYWGWDPKETWTLVSIIIYAIIIHLKYIKDILSDFVFAVLTTISYASIIMTYFGVNYYLAGKHSYAAGDPVPIPTFVPVTVLVILVLVVLAYRNRKVI
- the bioD gene encoding dethiobiotin synthase produces the protein MKKTIFITATNTDVGKTFACEKFIRYYSKKGLKVGYFKPIETGVISSPLDGSKMLNLVKELNPSFNFEMKDVVPYQFKLPAAPFVAKNDTKIDLDFLLAKKKELEAKCDILIIEGAGGLMVPIEKDFFIIDLIKFFNAEAKLITPSKLGCINDTLLSINALKSKEIEFEWYINLFLDKDSFEEVSLPFYKEYFKEIKYLQDI
- a CDS encoding EAL domain-containing protein, which translates into the protein MSKLKEVNFWLVYIVVSVLILTAAIFIFYYEWIINKNKYAQNLTNFNKISVQSTISSFRNKESTLKILGENLLELDTLNNPENGRKIINDMKRVNKGVVAFGLARYDGQLLLISTIKSLENLPNLMDNKLTGKSFAKARDSQKMHLGRTYYMEELGKWVIPIRMGIQDKTGKTPLVMTAGIDVDSDNSILSIKELPNNLKVQLLRDDGFLQFQMPIDSSLEDVYSKEYDFTKFKQVNKVKEFSSEVITVKANGKKCMMSVIYLDEYNLYSLVSIPYDVVTKDFNKKLIIAMTLLFILLGILYFLFSYSIKIQTRTRNELKYIANHDTLTGVYNRYSLNQEITKRMQEGKNFYVFFLDLDNFKYINDTYGHQVGDKLLKNVARRLKARLFKRDFISRNSADEFIVLIDERSEETVRTIAKKILDIFTDNFKIGDIELFTGVSIGISRYNKSKTTTSELLNQADMALYKAKENKNSYVIFSKSIYGNTKEIVQIETQLRKAINDNEFSLVYQPKINSKNHEIMGVEALIRWNNKKLGFVSPEKFIKVAEKSGIINEIGEFVIRKAQEDIFDVWEKTSKEFTLSVNVSPRQLASIKEMNRFKKIILNSSFPNDKFMIEITENIFVGDVKRIILFLNTIKSYNVSISLDDFGTGYSSLSILSKLPISELKIDKSFIHNMFLNDENMKLVKSIVNIGKDINLKVVAEGVEEQKELELLESFGCDIYQGYYFSKPLSKEELINFIKSKI
- the clpS gene encoding ATP-dependent Clp protease adapter ClpS, which encodes MANELEIELDSNLEVSEPKKYKVILLNDDYSTMDFVIDVLTNIFRKSVDEATQIMLNIHNKGREVCGIYSHEIAATKVAQVKTQAREKGFPLKAIMEEE
- the clpA gene encoding ATP-dependent Clp protease ATP-binding subunit ClpA, which codes for MISKELRNIFGQAVSYAKKSRHEYLTVEHIFLMLLHDEVIENLFVDLGLDQEKIFNEIKKYIEENTPIFPENVQDEPIETLTLTSTIENMVAHTQTSGRGNASVEDMFVAILKNDKSYATYILKSAGVERIDILEEISHRENEPENLDQKEEKEDNKVLDKNSTELVSLAKNGEIDPVIGRSLEINRVIQILGRRKKNNPILVGEPGVGKTAIAEGLALEIANKRVPEFLEDAKVYSLDMGSMVAGTKYRGDFEKKLKSLLKEISKIPNAILFIDEIHTIVGAGSVGGSAMDASNILKPMLANGKLKCIGATTFSEFRNDFSKDKALSRRFAKVDIEEPSIEDAITILQGLKPKYEEFHSVSYNASAIESAVELSKKYISDRFLPDSAIDVIDEAGASKKIEYAKVNKKSIKILQKDIEDTVARMAHVPSKSTTKSDVSLLKNLESRMQKRVFGQDIAISTIVQSIKRNKAGLGLDKKPIGSFLFTGPTGVGKTEVARELSNQLGIHFERFDMSEYMEAHTVSRLIGAPAGYVGFENGGLLTEAIRKHPHCVLLLDEIEKAHPDLMSILLQVMDNAELTDNSGNKADFQNVVLIMTSNLGASEANVMGFAKNDSLNEDKAVNKFFAPEFRNRLDATVPFAPLEQNIVAKVAGKFVEDLEKQLENKKIKISITVKAKNELARLGYDKAMGARPLNRVISDKIKNVLTDEILFGKLKKGGQVKIDFVKDEFKFTYKALESKNTKSTQ
- a CDS encoding c-type cytochrome yields the protein MRKILVSSFVAIAILTGCSESSEKTEKEVAQAEVKVEKEASAESKLVDQVKESTSKITEVVKSASSEVASKVVEESKQIAQKGTDAAKSISSKAEVVAKELTDEIVNKTKEAKTSIESSIDNIVETKKDTNVASKGKSLYLKCAGCHGQNGEMKALGKSQVIKGWDKDKVLNALVGYKEGTYGAAMKGVMIAQVSSLSKEDLEVLSEYIASF